Proteins co-encoded in one Sediminispirochaeta bajacaliforniensis DSM 16054 genomic window:
- a CDS encoding RidA family protein, whose product MIKPIVTEKAPPAIGPYSQAVETDTLIFVSGQLPINPATGCFASAEIKGQTQQSVENVRQVLQARGLDLDRVVKTTVFLSDMENFTSMNEVYRKMFAQEPVPARSAVEVSRLPKDALVEIEAIATKN is encoded by the coding sequence ATGATAAAACCAATTGTAACCGAAAAAGCTCCGCCCGCAATAGGCCCTTACTCTCAGGCTGTTGAAACCGATACCCTCATCTTTGTATCGGGACAACTTCCGATTAATCCCGCTACTGGCTGCTTTGCGTCTGCCGAGATCAAGGGCCAAACACAACAATCCGTAGAGAATGTAAGACAGGTACTACAGGCACGAGGACTCGATTTGGATCGGGTCGTGAAAACAACGGTATTCTTGAGCGACATGGAAAATTTCACAAGCATGAATGAAGTATATCGAAAGATGTTTGCTCAAGAGCCTGTCCCCGCTCGTTCTGCGGTCGAAGTTTCCCGATTACCAAAAGATGCTTTGGTAGAAATTGAGGCAATTGCTACTAAAAACTAA
- a CDS encoding tryptophanase: protein MAIKYLPEPFRIKMVETIKMLTPEEREQRIAEAKYNLFNLKGKDVYIDLLTDSGTNAMSQEQWAGVMKGDEAYAGSASYYKLIEAAQDITGYAYIQPVHQGRAAEKVLFGILMGKGQFSISNMHFDTTRAHVELTGARAIDCVVSDAMDPAKRAPFKGNMDVDKLESLIKKYGAEKVALVIMTVTNNSAGGQPVSMQNIRETASVCKKYNIKFCIDAARFAENAFFIKKREDGYGDASIKDITNEMFSYADMFTMSAKKDAIVNMGGLIGIKDDAELFSACKGRTISFEGFITYGGLSGRDLESLAIGLYEGIDENQLRYRIGQIEYLASRLDDAGITYQAPAGGHGIFVDAKALLPHIPYYEFPGQALAVELYKEAGIRTCDIGSYMLGNDPDTGKQLHAEFEFTRLAIPRRVYTQAHIDVMAEALIEIKKRANRVKGYKITWEPPVLRHFQASLKPLT from the coding sequence ATGGCAATAAAATACTTACCAGAACCGTTTAGAATAAAAATGGTTGAAACAATTAAGATGCTTACCCCCGAAGAACGGGAACAAAGGATTGCTGAAGCAAAATACAACCTCTTCAATCTTAAAGGAAAAGATGTTTATATCGATCTTCTGACCGACAGCGGTACCAATGCAATGAGTCAGGAACAATGGGCCGGCGTCATGAAAGGAGATGAAGCCTATGCCGGAAGTGCCAGCTATTACAAGCTTATCGAGGCAGCCCAGGATATCACCGGTTATGCATACATCCAGCCGGTCCATCAGGGACGGGCAGCTGAAAAGGTTCTTTTCGGTATTCTGATGGGAAAAGGCCAGTTTTCGATTTCCAACATGCATTTTGATACAACTAGAGCGCACGTCGAACTTACCGGAGCGAGGGCCATCGATTGTGTGGTTTCCGATGCTATGGATCCAGCCAAGCGGGCACCATTCAAAGGGAATATGGACGTTGATAAGCTTGAATCACTAATTAAAAAATACGGAGCCGAAAAGGTCGCACTTGTCATCATGACCGTTACCAACAATTCGGCAGGAGGGCAACCCGTATCGATGCAAAACATCCGGGAAACGGCATCGGTTTGCAAGAAATATAATATCAAGTTTTGTATCGATGCAGCACGTTTTGCAGAAAACGCCTTTTTCATCAAGAAGCGGGAAGATGGTTATGGAGATGCTTCGATTAAAGATATAACCAATGAAATGTTCTCCTATGCAGATATGTTTACCATGAGTGCAAAAAAAGATGCCATTGTAAACATGGGGGGCCTCATCGGTATAAAGGATGATGCTGAACTCTTTTCGGCCTGCAAGGGAAGAACCATATCGTTCGAGGGCTTTATAACCTACGGAGGCCTTTCGGGACGGGATCTTGAAAGCCTTGCGATAGGCCTTTACGAAGGAATCGATGAAAATCAGTTGCGCTACCGAATCGGCCAAATAGAGTATCTCGCCAGTCGTCTGGATGATGCGGGGATCACCTATCAGGCACCGGCCGGGGGGCACGGCATTTTTGTAGATGCAAAGGCCTTGTTGCCCCATATTCCCTATTATGAGTTCCCTGGTCAGGCGCTTGCGGTGGAGCTCTACAAAGAAGCCGGTATTCGAACATGCGATATAGGCTCGTACATGCTTGGCAACGATCCCGATACAGGTAAACAACTTCACGCAGAGTTTGAGTTCACCAGGCTCGCCATTCCCAGAAGGGTCTACACTCAAGCCCACATCGACGTAATGGCAGAAGCATTAATCGAGATAAAGAAGAGGGCAAATAGGGTAAAAGGCTACAAAATCACCTGGGAACCTCCCGTTTTGCGACATTTCCAGGCAAGCCTTAAGCCTCTTACATAA
- a CDS encoding sodium-dependent transporter, producing MDDQSAEITRDSFNTRIGFILACIGSAVGMANLWLFPYRIGQFGGAAFLIPYCLSIIFIGLVGVIGEMSFGRAMRTGPLGSFKKAFLRRGKKHGELLGLIPVIGSLGIAIGYAVVVGWILRFVVGSITGAVINTTDSAVYFGKIAGPLGSIGWHFTGLALTFVIMLMGIAKGIEKVNKFMMPTFFILFVLLAIRVLTLPGSIEGYRYLFIPKWELLAKPKTWVYALGQAFFSLSLAGSGTVVYGSYLKNTEDVVSCAKNVALYDTIAALLAAIVILPAVFVFHLDPTAGPPLMFITMPNVFKMMPMGYLFSIIFFVAVLFAGISSLMNLLETPVEAIQQRFKVSRGTAIAVVAIISASAGLILENGSTLGTWMDIVSIYIIPLGALLSGIMFFWVCGPGFARQQAQTGRKKQIGRWFEPMTKYVFCGFTILIYILGILYGGIG from the coding sequence ATGGATGACCAAAGTGCAGAAATTACCCGCGACAGCTTTAATACACGAATAGGTTTTATTCTTGCCTGTATCGGATCCGCCGTCGGGATGGCAAATTTATGGCTGTTTCCCTACCGAATCGGACAATTCGGTGGAGCCGCTTTTCTAATACCCTACTGCCTTTCCATTATCTTTATAGGCCTGGTGGGAGTCATTGGAGAAATGTCCTTCGGTCGGGCAATGAGAACAGGTCCATTGGGGTCCTTCAAAAAGGCATTTCTACGCAGAGGCAAAAAACATGGAGAGCTTTTGGGCCTTATACCGGTCATAGGCTCCCTCGGTATCGCCATTGGCTATGCAGTCGTCGTCGGTTGGATACTACGCTTTGTGGTGGGATCCATTACCGGAGCCGTGATCAATACAACAGACAGCGCAGTATATTTCGGCAAGATTGCAGGTCCGCTGGGAAGTATCGGCTGGCACTTTACCGGTTTGGCCTTAACCTTTGTAATTATGCTTATGGGAATTGCCAAAGGCATAGAAAAAGTGAATAAATTCATGATGCCTACCTTTTTCATTCTTTTTGTTCTTCTAGCGATTCGAGTCCTCACGCTTCCCGGATCAATCGAAGGCTATAGGTATCTTTTTATTCCTAAGTGGGAGCTTCTTGCAAAACCTAAAACCTGGGTATACGCCCTCGGCCAGGCATTCTTCTCTCTCTCTCTTGCAGGCTCCGGAACGGTAGTGTACGGAAGCTACCTAAAGAATACAGAAGATGTCGTCAGCTGCGCGAAAAACGTGGCCCTCTACGATACCATTGCTGCGCTGCTTGCTGCGATCGTAATTCTTCCCGCAGTCTTTGTCTTCCACCTCGATCCGACAGCAGGGCCCCCATTGATGTTCATCACCATGCCGAATGTCTTCAAGATGATGCCGATGGGCTACTTGTTTTCCATCATTTTTTTCGTTGCAGTACTCTTTGCCGGGATAAGCTCACTTATGAACCTGCTTGAAACCCCAGTCGAAGCAATCCAACAGCGATTCAAGGTATCAAGAGGTACGGCAATTGCCGTTGTCGCAATAATAAGTGCAAGCGCAGGACTCATCCTGGAGAATGGATCGACGTTGGGCACATGGATGGATATTGTATCAATTTATATTATACCTCTAGGCGCATTGCTTTCCGGAATCATGTTTTTCTGGGTCTGCGGGCCGGGATTCGCACGTCAGCAAGCCCAGACAGGCCGCAAAAAGCAAATCGGGAGATGGTTCGAACCGATGACAAAATATGTGTTCTGTGGTTTTACGATTCTTATTTATATTCTTGGTATTTTGTACGGCGGCATTGGTTGA
- a CDS encoding helix-turn-helix transcriptional regulator — MKKQYSIIVEFLGKALGPDYEVVLHDVDDHINSIVAIANGHVSHRTVGGPMTNFGLEVISEERYKKEDYKINYNGISKDQRILRSSTLFIKDEKNEIVGLLCINFDDRRYKTLSENILKLCHPDKLVELNTSYDSSTIVDNAEERFYGSAAEEISSVLDKYLSENGIPSDRLSQDDRLHVVDILNQKGIFMVKGAVKEAAKQLACSEPTIYRYINKVNNE; from the coding sequence ATGAAAAAGCAGTACAGTATCATTGTCGAATTTCTGGGTAAAGCTTTGGGGCCGGACTATGAGGTGGTTCTCCATGATGTCGACGATCATATCAATTCCATTGTGGCAATCGCAAATGGTCATGTAAGCCATCGCACCGTTGGCGGGCCGATGACGAACTTTGGCCTCGAAGTCATATCAGAAGAACGGTATAAAAAAGAAGATTACAAGATAAACTATAATGGTATTTCAAAGGACCAAAGGATTTTAAGATCCTCCACCCTTTTCATCAAGGATGAAAAAAATGAGATTGTAGGACTTCTTTGTATCAATTTCGACGATAGACGATATAAAACGTTAAGCGAAAATATACTGAAGCTATGCCATCCGGATAAGCTCGTAGAACTGAATACGTCGTACGATTCCAGTACGATTGTCGATAATGCGGAAGAACGCTTTTACGGTTCAGCCGCCGAAGAAATCAGTAGTGTACTGGACAAATATCTTAGTGAAAACGGTATTCCCTCGGATCGATTATCGCAGGATGATCGTCTGCACGTCGTCGACATCCTCAATCAAAAAGGAATTTTCATGGTAAAGGGAGCGGTAAAAGAGGCGGCGAAGCAGCTTGCCTGTTCAGAACCCACCATATATCGCTATATCAACAAGGTAAATAATGAGTAA
- a CDS encoding DUF2000 domain-containing protein, whose translation MKAAIIVDTTLPLGLIANSAAVLGASLGALHPEIIGEDLVDLSGRRHAGITGLPIPILGADKEQLRKLVDSAEHDDDIDLVAFNDVAQRCKNYQEYSKLLAAVPSDTLRYLALLVVGKKQAVNRLTGSLPLAK comes from the coding sequence ATGAAAGCTGCCATCATTGTAGATACTACTCTTCCCTTAGGCTTGATCGCTAATTCTGCTGCTGTACTTGGGGCCTCGCTTGGGGCATTGCATCCTGAAATTATCGGTGAGGACCTTGTCGACCTATCGGGACGCAGGCATGCGGGTATAACCGGCCTTCCGATTCCCATTCTTGGAGCGGATAAAGAACAGCTTCGCAAGCTGGTGGACAGCGCGGAGCATGATGATGATATTGATCTTGTTGCCTTTAACGATGTGGCACAGCGATGCAAGAACTATCAGGAGTATTCGAAATTATTGGCAGCGGTCCCTTCGGATACACTTCGTTATCTTGCGCTTCTTGTTGTAGGAAAAAAACAAGCGGTTAACAGGCTTACCGGTTCCTTACCCCTGGCGAAGTGA